The Methanofervidicoccus sp. A16 genome has a segment encoding these proteins:
- a CDS encoding formylmethanofuran dehydrogenase subunit B, producing the protein MVEVVKNVVCPFCGCLCDDIEIMVEDGHIVGTRNACRIGHAKFMHFEGSVRYTEPLIRENKKDDFKKTDYDTAIEESARLLVESKLPVFYGFSSISCEAQREAILIGEKIGAIVDNTATVUHGPSLLAVQDVGYPVCTLGEAKNRADLVIFWGCNPMHAHPRHMGRYSVFARGFFRERGRRDRTVVVVDPRKTDTTKLADLHLQVEPNKDYELISAMRAVLRGMELNADKVAGIPVDTIYEVVEACKKAQFGQLYFGMGVTMSRGKHRIIDNAICLIRDLNAYTKFGLMPMRGHYNVNGFNQVISWLTGYPYAVDFSRGYPRYNPGETSTIDLLLRGEVDVMMNIASDPGAHFPQKAVEHIAKIPVICVEPHQTPTTELSNIIIPTAFTGVEVGGIAYRMDGVPLELKKVVEPPEGVLTDEEVFKIMSKKINEML; encoded by the coding sequence TTGGTTGAGGTAGTAAAAAATGTTGTATGTCCCTTCTGTGGCTGCCTCTGTGACGATATTGAAATCATGGTAGAGGACGGCCACATTGTTGGGACAAGGAACGCCTGTAGGATAGGTCATGCAAAATTCATGCACTTTGAGGGCTCTGTAAGATATACAGAACCTCTAATAAGAGAGAATAAGAAGGATGACTTCAAAAAGACAGATTACGACACTGCAATTGAAGAATCTGCAAGATTGCTAGTAGAGTCAAAACTTCCTGTATTCTATGGATTCTCCTCTATAAGTTGTGAGGCACAGCGTGAGGCAATATTAATAGGGGAGAAAATTGGGGCTATTGTAGATAACACAGCAACTGTTTGACATGGTCCTTCTCTACTGGCTGTGCAGGATGTAGGATACCCAGTTTGTACCCTTGGAGAGGCTAAAAACAGAGCCGATCTTGTAATATTCTGGGGATGCAACCCAATGCATGCCCACCCAAGACATATGGGTAGATATTCTGTATTTGCAAGAGGGTTCTTCAGGGAGAGGGGAAGAAGAGATAGGACTGTTGTAGTAGTAGATCCAAGGAAGACAGACACTACAAAGTTGGCAGATCTCCACTTACAGGTGGAGCCCAACAAGGACTACGAGTTGATAAGTGCCATGAGGGCAGTGCTCAGAGGAATGGAATTAAACGCAGATAAAGTTGCAGGGATTCCAGTGGACACCATCTATGAAGTGGTAGAGGCATGTAAAAAGGCTCAGTTTGGGCAGTTGTACTTTGGTATGGGAGTAACTATGAGTAGAGGTAAACATAGAATTATAGACAACGCAATATGTCTGATTAGGGATCTCAACGCCTATACCAAATTTGGACTGATGCCAATGAGAGGGCACTACAACGTAAATGGGTTCAACCAGGTAATATCCTGGCTAACAGGATATCCTTATGCAGTGGACTTCAGTAGAGGTTATCCAAGGTACAACCCAGGGGAGACAAGTACCATTGACCTCTTACTTAGAGGAGAGGTCGACGTAATGATGAACATTGCATCAGATCCAGGAGCACACTTCCCACAGAAGGCTGTAGAGCATATAGCAAAGATACCTGTAATATGTGTAGAACCACACCAAACACCTACAACTGAACTGTCTAACATAATAATACCAACTGCCTTCACAGGGGTAGAAGTTGGTGGAATTGCATACAGAATGGATGGTGTCCCATTGGAACTGAAGAAGGTTGTAGAGCCTCCAGAGGGAGTTCTTACAGATGAAGAAGTCTTCAAGATTATGAGTAAGAAAATAAATGAAATGTTATAA
- the tfe gene encoding transcription factor E — translation MVTSKKKLYEMLENPLVQQVLLDILEDNIEGFDVLYTLIELGEATDDEISRRLNMKLNTVRKILYKLYDARLVDYTREKEEDINWYTYTWKPTLDKLPWVVRKRGQELLKKLKEQLTLEENNMFFYCPKCEIKYIFEEAMDCGFRCPHCGGVLKEYDNSRDIEILKNQIKFLEEELKSNIFLVSPPSTTSKTKGRKRSRRKVKS, via the coding sequence ATGGTCACAAGTAAGAAAAAACTATACGAAATGCTAGAAAACCCGTTAGTTCAGCAGGTACTCCTCGATATACTGGAGGATAATATAGAAGGATTTGATGTGTTATACACTCTTATTGAGTTAGGAGAAGCCACTGACGACGAGATATCTAGACGACTTAACATGAAGTTAAACACAGTAAGGAAGATACTATATAAACTCTACGATGCAAGACTTGTAGATTATACTAGAGAAAAGGAGGAAGATATTAACTGGTACACCTATACTTGGAAACCTACACTAGATAAACTACCATGGGTTGTAAGAAAAAGAGGTCAGGAGTTGTTGAAAAAACTTAAAGAGCAGTTGACACTTGAAGAGAATAATATGTTCTTTTATTGTCCAAAGTGTGAAATTAAGTACATATTTGAGGAGGCCATGGATTGTGGATTTAGATGCCCACACTGTGGAGGAGTACTTAAGGAATACGATAATAGTAGAGATATAGAGATACTTAAAAACCAAATAAAATTTTTAGAGGAAGAATTGAAATCCAATATATTTTTGGTATCTCCTCCATCAACAACTTCTAAAACTAAAGGTAGAAAGAGATCCAGGAGAAAAGTAAAGAGTTAG
- a CDS encoding DUF515 domain-containing protein — translation MANSFSDKLKKIKARSKRLSREKSKIISYIIIVIISIMLVSFVAYNIYQMEMKKYIESNKKLEEAKNTAINNIKQMFSKYPDDPRLKVYITNIENSDSIEEINKIVNDAAKYIEFRKYKERVIESIKQMYGKYYSKSLYAQYIVNKIEKANSIEEIDSILKNSNIEENAKIYYLKSIENSVDLNEYYAILVFGKKTLISGKELIDYVKKLSLADIKNLTIVPVSFNKVAIVVPATHCGKIPFEGSKIEIYDKGNLSMEPIPGMVDSAYVIVGNIKYKESKSTSSTLNEDGDTTTLSTTSDIEYSLENVPGVIYATAAGKLDYNKIISKFGRYGEKFNKITSDTQIFDENAKYLLIVSIPSDTIPKLLSIKDMYIVRVE, via the coding sequence ATGGCAAACAGTTTTAGCGATAAATTGAAGAAAATAAAAGCACGAAGTAAACGACTATCTAGAGAAAAATCAAAAATTATTAGTTATATTATAATAGTTATTATTTCAATAATGCTAGTATCCTTTGTAGCATACAATATATACCAGATGGAAATGAAAAAATATATTGAAAGTAATAAAAAGTTAGAAGAGGCTAAAAATACAGCAATAAATAATATTAAACAGATGTTTTCAAAGTATCCAGATGATCCTCGTCTCAAGGTATATATAACTAATATTGAAAATAGCGATTCCATAGAAGAGATAAACAAGATAGTAAATGATGCTGCAAAGTATATTGAATTTAGGAAATATAAGGAAAGAGTTATTGAAAGTATTAAACAGATGTACGGAAAGTATTATTCTAAAAGTTTATATGCCCAATATATTGTAAATAAGATAGAAAAGGCCAATTCTATTGAAGAGATAGACTCTATATTAAAAAATAGTAATATCGAAGAGAATGCGAAGATATACTATTTAAAAAGTATTGAAAATAGTGTCGATCTTAATGAATATTACGCTATTTTAGTATTTGGAAAAAAGACATTAATAAGTGGTAAAGAACTTATAGACTATGTAAAAAAATTAAGTTTGGCAGATATTAAAAATCTTACCATAGTTCCAGTATCCTTCAATAAAGTTGCAATTGTAGTTCCTGCAACTCATTGTGGTAAGATACCCTTTGAAGGAAGTAAAATAGAAATTTATGACAAAGGAAATCTTAGTATGGAACCTATACCAGGTATGGTTGATTCTGCCTATGTAATAGTTGGTAATATCAAATACAAAGAGTCTAAAAGTACATCTAGTACATTAAATGAAGATGGAGATACCACTACACTCTCAACTACTTCAGATATAGAATATTCCTTGGAAAATGTCCCTGGAGTAATCTATGCAACAGCCGCCGGGAAATTAGATTACAATAAAATAATAAGTAAATTTGGTAGGTATGGAGAGAAATTCAACAAAATAACGTCAGATACTCAAATCTTTGATGAAAATGCAAAGTATCTGTTAATTGTTTCTATTCCATCAGATACTATACCCAAGTTATTATCTATAAAGGACATGTATATAGTGAGAGTAGAGTGA
- the albA gene encoding DNA-binding protein Alba → MIGTVFVGKKSIMNYVLAVLTQFNVENVDKVVIKARGKAISKAVDVEEMVRNRFLPNVKVEEVRLGTEKVKNEDGRTVNVSTIEIVLSKE, encoded by the coding sequence ATGATAGGGACAGTATTTGTAGGTAAAAAGAGTATTATGAACTATGTCCTCGCAGTACTTACACAATTTAACGTGGAGAACGTAGATAAGGTTGTAATAAAGGCAAGAGGTAAGGCTATAAGTAAGGCTGTAGATGTAGAGGAAATGGTAAGAAACAGATTTTTACCAAATGTTAAAGTGGAAGAAGTGAGATTAGGTACTGAAAAGGTAAAAAATGAGGATGGTAGAACAGTCAATGTTTCAACTATTGAAATAGTACTTTCAAAAGAATAA
- a CDS encoding ATP-grasp domain-containing protein encodes MKILVVGINTRPVVNSAKRLGYKVYSVSYYNPVDLDADVRDYFISDTYHGRFSENYDSRKLINCAEKYVDEVDYIFICSGVFECENSKTPNWNVAGNLPKKIKRLSNKYYIMKKLENLGCPIPETHIAYNYQQLDRYLQEYNKVVVKPIYGHGGMGVHTISLNMSDDKHSSLLKNLKYPCLVQEYIPSESFSASYISREFITFNKQIIKNNSYSGCITPYNLDNLLDVGYTIKLFEDIVDFFDLEGMNGIDFMIKNGLPVVVEINPRIPGTFETVEMALQCNLVRCIIENVEGCRNPLKIGSARQYIKKILFADSKVTSYIRKSGNIVDVPKYGAVIEKGEPLTTVIGRDMKEVKNTVKEISKMVIPWSQVRKNYTKC; translated from the coding sequence ATGAAAATCCTTGTAGTGGGTATTAATACTCGCCCAGTGGTAAATTCTGCAAAGAGATTGGGATATAAAGTTTATTCAGTTTCTTACTACAACCCTGTAGATCTAGATGCAGACGTAAGAGACTACTTTATAAGTGATACATACCATGGACGTTTTAGTGAGAACTACGATAGTAGAAAGTTGATAAACTGTGCAGAAAAGTACGTTGATGAAGTGGATTATATTTTCATCTGTTCTGGAGTATTTGAATGTGAAAACTCTAAGACTCCTAACTGGAATGTTGCTGGCAACCTCCCGAAGAAAATAAAGAGATTAAGTAACAAATACTATATTATGAAAAAATTAGAGAACTTGGGATGTCCCATTCCTGAAACACATATCGCCTATAACTATCAACAGTTGGATAGATATCTTCAGGAGTATAATAAAGTTGTTGTGAAACCTATCTACGGTCATGGAGGTATGGGGGTTCATACAATATCTTTAAATATGAGTGATGACAAACATAGTAGTTTGCTAAAAAATTTAAAGTACCCCTGTTTAGTACAGGAGTACATACCCTCCGAAAGTTTCAGTGCATCCTATATAAGTAGGGAGTTTATCACCTTTAACAAACAGATAATTAAAAATAACAGTTATTCTGGGTGTATTACTCCCTACAATCTAGATAACCTGTTAGATGTTGGATACACCATAAAGTTGTTTGAGGATATTGTCGATTTTTTTGATTTGGAAGGGATGAACGGTATTGATTTCATGATAAAGAATGGACTCCCAGTAGTTGTTGAGATCAACCCACGAATACCGGGAACTTTTGAAACTGTGGAGATGGCTCTACAGTGCAACCTTGTAAGGTGTATAATAGAGAATGTAGAGGGGTGTAGAAATCCCTTAAAAATTGGATCTGCGAGACAATACATTAAAAAGATTCTATTCGCAGATAGTAAGGTGACCTCCTATATAAGAAAAAGTGGAAATATCGTCGATGTCCCTAAATACGGTGCTGTGATTGAAAAAGGAGAACCTTTAACTACAGTAATTGGAAGGGACATGAAGGAGGTAAAAAATACAGTAAAGGAGATCTCAAAGATGGTGATCCCATGGTCACAAGTAAGAAAAAACTATACGAAATGCTAG
- the hemC gene encoding hydroxymethylbilane synthase, producing MKLIIGSRGSKLALAQTYYIKNLLEKIDEDIEVEIKIVKTRGDVDQKAPISQLGLGVFTKELDIKMLNYEIDIAVHSLKDVPTVWNEDLTIAATPERESYHDVLVYSKDVNIEDSIIVGTSSIRRRAFLSLKYPGMRIAPLRGNIDTRLKKLRDGKYQGIVVAEAGLRRLKIDLDALNLSYRILDIPPAPAQGVIGVAARKEDKEIIKLLKKINDSKTYLESTAERWALKTYGEGCQAPFGALARYCIEGEELHLTCSVVDLEKGRIVSEDGKIRCDIEDVKGAKRLAKYIGSRLKEKIES from the coding sequence TTGAAGTTAATAATAGGTAGTAGGGGGAGTAAACTGGCTTTAGCCCAGACTTACTACATAAAGAATCTTCTGGAGAAGATAGATGAAGATATTGAGGTTGAGATAAAGATAGTGAAAACCAGAGGTGATGTGGATCAGAAGGCTCCTATATCCCAGTTAGGGTTGGGAGTATTCACTAAAGAGTTAGATATTAAGATGTTAAATTATGAGATAGATATTGCAGTCCATAGTTTAAAGGATGTGCCGACAGTGTGGAACGAGGATCTGACTATAGCCGCAACTCCAGAGAGGGAGAGTTACCACGATGTACTGGTATACAGCAAGGATGTGAATATAGAAGATAGTATTATAGTGGGTACCTCTAGTATTAGGAGAAGGGCCTTCCTCTCTCTGAAATATCCAGGGATGAGGATAGCACCTTTAAGAGGTAATATAGATACCCGATTAAAAAAATTGAGGGATGGAAAATATCAAGGTATAGTTGTGGCAGAAGCAGGTTTAAGGAGGCTTAAAATAGATCTAGATGCCTTAAACTTGAGTTATAGAATATTAGACATTCCTCCTGCACCAGCCCAGGGGGTTATAGGGGTGGCTGCCAGAAAAGAAGATAAGGAGATTATAAAACTACTTAAGAAGATAAACGATAGTAAAACCTATCTAGAATCTACTGCAGAGAGATGGGCACTGAAGACTTATGGAGAAGGCTGTCAAGCGCCCTTTGGAGCTCTTGCAAGGTATTGTATCGAGGGAGAAGAACTTCATCTCACCTGTAGTGTTGTAGATCTGGAAAAGGGAAGAATCGTATCTGAGGATGGTAAAATCAGATGTGATATAGAGGATGTAAAAGGTGCTAAAAGGTTGGCAAAGTATATAGGTAGTAGGTTGAAAGAGAAAATAGAGAGTTAG
- a CDS encoding radical SAM protein gives MNPLEVMENSIKAYKLTTKYHGNFTDLKRALFLGWYCDLKDPCKFCYMSTQKNRIKDPKSARRRLESILAEAILMKRIGWKLEFISGGYGYTPEELNRILELVAYLQKSKQYLNVGIVDFERLNLDVVEGIVGAVETVNEDLHRYLCPQKPLDKTKEMLLKAKEYNLKTGITIILGLGEKEEDIDKLLNLIEELDLDRITFYSLNPQKNTIFENKSSITTLEYMNWVSTVRLNFPKIEIITGTWVDKLSNIGPLIMSGSNTITKFPLFSIYGRKEGITVEKEIRSTGRKLLGTFSDIEILKGSKKLENTPYVDEEIVISEESLRLLESLKGAINKKIEDYVSRILKRVKV, from the coding sequence ATGAATCCTTTAGAGGTTATGGAGAACTCTATCAAAGCCTATAAACTAACTACTAAGTACCACGGAAACTTCACTGATCTGAAGAGGGCGCTCTTTTTAGGATGGTACTGTGATCTCAAGGATCCCTGTAAGTTTTGCTATATGTCTACTCAGAAAAACAGAATAAAGGATCCTAAATCTGCCAGGAGGAGATTGGAGAGTATATTGGCAGAAGCCATACTTATGAAGAGGATAGGGTGGAAGTTGGAGTTCATATCCGGGGGATATGGATATACACCTGAGGAGTTAAATAGGATCTTGGAGTTAGTCGCATACCTTCAAAAGTCCAAACAGTATCTCAATGTAGGTATTGTAGACTTTGAGAGGTTAAACTTAGATGTGGTAGAGGGTATTGTAGGGGCAGTGGAGACTGTAAATGAGGATCTCCACAGATATCTTTGTCCTCAGAAGCCTTTAGATAAGACAAAAGAGATGCTGTTAAAGGCTAAGGAGTATAACTTAAAAACTGGTATAACTATTATTCTTGGTTTAGGGGAGAAAGAGGAGGATATAGATAAACTACTGAACTTAATAGAGGAGTTAGATCTAGATAGAATAACTTTCTACTCCCTAAACCCTCAGAAAAACACTATCTTTGAAAATAAAAGTTCTATTACTACCTTAGAATATATGAACTGGGTCTCTACTGTGAGGCTTAACTTTCCAAAGATAGAGATAATTACTGGAACCTGGGTAGATAAACTTAGCAATATAGGTCCCTTAATAATGAGTGGCTCCAATACTATTACCAAATTCCCCCTATTTAGTATCTACGGAAGGAAGGAGGGCATTACAGTAGAGAAAGAAATAAGATCCACTGGTAGGAAATTGTTAGGAACCTTCTCAGATATAGAGATTCTCAAAGGGAGTAAAAAACTTGAGAATACTCCGTATGTAGACGAGGAGATAGTTATCAGTGAAGAGAGTCTGAGACTTCTAGAGTCTCTAAAGGGTGCTATCAATAAAAAAATAGAAGATTATGTATCAAGAATTTTAAAAAGGGTTAAGGTATGA
- a CDS encoding class III signal peptide-containing protein, producing MRGQISLEFSILFLSLLVVVIITTMIPGMYGFGRTIETSSASLGHGALSKLKTNIEMLSVLDPGSRKVVYIKSPPGIWRINGSNIILEGNGYTISTNCSIVLMSNDSEYKTNLSIIEICLEKRDYNTIYIEWG from the coding sequence ATGAGAGGACAGATATCCTTGGAATTCTCAATATTATTCCTCTCTCTCCTAGTTGTTGTAATAATAACAACTATGATCCCTGGTATGTACGGATTTGGAAGAACAATAGAGACCTCCTCTGCAAGTTTAGGGCATGGAGCTCTATCTAAACTTAAGACAAACATAGAGATGTTATCTGTGTTGGATCCTGGCTCAAGAAAGGTTGTATATATAAAGAGCCCTCCTGGAATTTGGAGAATAAATGGTAGTAATATAATCTTAGAAGGTAATGGATATACCATATCTACAAACTGTAGTATAGTTTTAATGTCGAATGATAGTGAATATAAGACAAATCTAAGTATAATTGAAATATGCTTAGAAAAAAGAGACTATAATACCATCTATATAGAGTGGGGATAA
- the cfbA gene encoding sirohydrochlorin nickelochelatase: MEALILVGHGSRLPYSKELVSKIAERIRERNIYPIVEIGMMEFNEPNISQAIKKVIEKGAKRIIVVPVFLAHGNHTKRDIPKILGIYNGEEEDSHHHEHHHHHHHHEEPVEIPEGVEIIYREPIGPDDRLVDIIIDRALGN, from the coding sequence ATGGAGGCGTTAATTCTAGTAGGTCATGGTAGTAGATTACCCTATTCAAAAGAATTAGTTAGTAAAATTGCAGAGAGAATAAGAGAGAGAAACATCTACCCCATTGTAGAAATAGGTATGATGGAGTTCAACGAACCAAATATATCCCAAGCGATTAAAAAGGTAATAGAGAAAGGTGCTAAGAGGATAATTGTAGTACCTGTGTTTTTAGCCCATGGAAATCATACAAAGAGAGATATTCCTAAGATCTTAGGAATATATAACGGAGAAGAGGAGGATTCTCATCACCATGAACACCATCATCACCACCACCATCATGAGGAACCTGTGGAGATCCCAGAGGGTGTAGAGATAATATATAGAGAACCTATTGGACCAGATGACAGATTGGTAGATATTATTATAGATAGAGCCCTTGGAAATTAA